A window of Caldalkalibacillus uzonensis contains these coding sequences:
- a CDS encoding CaiB/BaiF CoA transferase family protein, whose amino-acid sequence MRPLDGIRVIDLSRILSGPYCTMTLADLGAEVIKVEPPNGDDTRGWGPPFVVEESAYFLSVNRNKKSIVLNLKTEEGREIFLKMVKEADVVVENFRPGTLDRLKIGYDVLKEVNPRIILASISGYGQTGPYRNKPGYDVIAQGVGGLTSVTGEPGRPPVKAGFSIADIGTGMWAVIGIQSALIAREKTGQGQWIDVSLLDTMISWQTYLAGNYFASGKDPEPQGGAHPNIVPYQLFESADGYFNVAVGNDSLWAKFCQVIGEEELIDHPKYKTNADRVRHREELIPYLQNIFLKRTSKEWVEAFEEAGIPAGPVLKLSEIFTDPHVLAREQLVEVEHPTAGKVKMTGIPVKLSDTPGEIKDHPPLLGQHTEEILTKYVGLEEKKIKELAEKNIVKVYNGQKVNN is encoded by the coding sequence ATGAGACCCTTGGATGGAATTAGAGTTATTGATTTATCCCGAATATTGAGCGGCCCTTATTGCACGATGACCCTTGCTGATCTGGGAGCAGAAGTGATTAAGGTTGAGCCCCCAAACGGTGATGATACCCGCGGGTGGGGGCCGCCATTTGTCGTTGAGGAAAGCGCTTATTTTCTGAGTGTTAACCGAAATAAAAAAAGCATCGTGCTCAATCTGAAAACAGAAGAAGGGCGGGAGATATTTCTAAAAATGGTAAAAGAAGCAGATGTTGTTGTCGAAAACTTCCGCCCTGGTACCCTTGATCGTTTGAAGATTGGCTATGATGTACTGAAGGAAGTTAATCCCCGCATCATCCTGGCTTCCATTTCAGGATATGGGCAAACAGGTCCCTACCGGAACAAACCAGGTTATGATGTCATCGCTCAAGGCGTGGGCGGACTAACGAGCGTCACTGGAGAGCCTGGACGCCCTCCCGTTAAAGCCGGTTTTTCAATCGCTGATATTGGCACAGGAATGTGGGCTGTAATCGGGATTCAGAGTGCCTTAATTGCCCGTGAGAAAACAGGTCAGGGGCAATGGATTGATGTTTCCTTACTCGATACAATGATTTCCTGGCAAACCTATCTCGCTGGGAATTATTTTGCCAGCGGCAAGGATCCTGAGCCTCAAGGAGGGGCGCATCCCAATATCGTCCCTTATCAATTATTTGAATCGGCTGATGGATATTTTAACGTGGCTGTTGGCAATGACTCCTTATGGGCCAAGTTCTGCCAAGTGATCGGGGAAGAGGAGTTAATTGATCACCCCAAGTATAAAACCAATGCTGACCGGGTGCGCCACCGGGAGGAACTCATTCCATATCTGCAGAACATCTTCCTGAAAAGAACAAGCAAGGAATGGGTGGAGGCGTTTGAGGAAGCGGGTATTCCTGCTGGACCTGTTCTCAAATTAAGCGAAATATTTACCGATCCCCATGTCCTTGCCCGTGAACAACTGGTTGAAGTTGAACACCCAACTGCCGGGAAAGTCAAAATGACAGGCATACCAGTTAAATTGTCTGACACACCGGGTGAGATTAAAGATCATCCACCGCTCCTTGGCCAGCATACGGAAGAGATTTTGACTAAATATGTTGGTTTGGAAGAAAAGAAAATTAAGGAACTGGCTGAAAAAAATATCGTCAAGGTCTACAATGGTCAGAAGGTTAATAACTAA
- a CDS encoding tripartite tricarboxylate transporter substrate binding protein, with protein MLKKQWILLLILTLAVSVVLYGCGGTETGQSVEQEGDQEAEGPQDTAAVDYPTRPIEMVVGWGAGGGTDNFARAIAAELEDLLGVTINVVNMEGSSEAVAGMYVQEQPADGYTLYPTSNYTIAHANGLNPYGLDSYTPVARIQADTATIQVKAGGSFATIEELIDYAKENPGQVSIGGTGAGAFDELTVRRFEQEAGIELNYVPFEGAGEMHAALLGGHIDAQFEEFGPTIDYIRTEEIIPLVVFAEERVDEFPDIPTTVEIGINLTDGLSRGIMVHGDTPQEIVEILEKALEEAKDRPGYKEYEQNSFLHLREGWLNAEDYRALLAEQIETYTEIIKSLEE; from the coding sequence ATGCTCAAAAAGCAATGGATCCTATTACTCATTCTGACGCTGGCGGTAAGTGTGGTGTTGTATGGCTGTGGTGGAACTGAAACCGGACAGTCAGTGGAGCAGGAAGGAGATCAAGAAGCTGAAGGGCCACAAGACACTGCTGCAGTCGATTATCCTACACGCCCAATTGAGATGGTCGTTGGCTGGGGAGCAGGAGGAGGAACTGACAACTTTGCCAGGGCCATCGCGGCTGAATTGGAGGATCTTCTCGGTGTGACGATCAATGTGGTAAACATGGAAGGATCTTCAGAGGCGGTGGCCGGGATGTATGTACAAGAACAACCAGCAGATGGCTATACGTTGTATCCCACTTCAAACTATACGATAGCCCATGCTAACGGGCTGAATCCCTATGGCCTGGACTCCTACACTCCGGTAGCCCGTATTCAAGCTGATACGGCAACCATCCAGGTTAAGGCAGGAGGTTCCTTTGCAACGATTGAAGAGTTAATTGATTATGCTAAGGAAAACCCTGGCCAAGTCAGCATTGGCGGAACAGGTGCCGGAGCTTTTGATGAGCTTACTGTTCGTCGCTTTGAACAAGAAGCTGGAATTGAGCTGAATTATGTTCCTTTTGAGGGCGCAGGGGAAATGCATGCGGCGCTCCTGGGAGGACATATTGATGCCCAGTTTGAAGAGTTCGGGCCCACCATTGACTATATCAGAACTGAAGAAATCATCCCCCTGGTTGTATTTGCTGAAGAACGAGTGGATGAGTTCCCAGATATTCCGACTACTGTTGAAATAGGAATCAATTTAACAGACGGGCTTTCCCGCGGTATTATGGTTCATGGTGATACCCCTCAAGAAATTGTTGAAATTTTGGAAAAAGCTTTAGAAGAAGCAAAGGACCGCCCTGGCTATAAGGAATATGAACAAAATTCATTTTTACATCTAAGAGAGGGATGGTTAAATGCTGAAGATTACCGGGCGCTGTTAGCTGAACAGATTGAAACCTATACCGAGATTATCAAAAGCCTGGAAGAGTAG
- a CDS encoding enoyl-CoA hydratase-related protein has product MPKVESKPDVFYEKKEGIATLYFNRPEKRNAFYLGMWNMIGDALEELQEDREVKVLIIRGVDETAFAAGADISEFKTVRYTAEGAKTYNDSVLAVEEKLIHFPKPTIAMIQKYCVGGGLELALACDMRFSSETGLFGITPAKLGIVYNLSPTKNLVDLVGPARAKDILFSGRLLDAKEAYEYGLVERVYADDEIVEKTYEYAKTLTERAQRSIKGSKRIIHEILNGAQDESPEIAQMILDSFESDDYKEGVRAFLEKRKPNFKEV; this is encoded by the coding sequence ATGCCAAAAGTAGAGTCAAAGCCCGATGTTTTCTATGAAAAAAAAGAAGGAATTGCCACTCTTTATTTTAATCGTCCAGAAAAGCGCAATGCGTTCTATCTAGGGATGTGGAACATGATTGGGGACGCATTGGAAGAATTGCAAGAAGATAGGGAAGTAAAAGTTTTGATCATTCGCGGTGTTGATGAAACCGCCTTTGCAGCCGGAGCAGATATCAGTGAGTTTAAAACTGTACGTTATACGGCTGAAGGGGCCAAAACCTATAATGACAGTGTGCTTGCTGTTGAAGAAAAACTGATCCATTTTCCAAAGCCTACGATCGCAATGATCCAGAAATATTGTGTTGGTGGAGGGTTGGAACTGGCGCTCGCTTGCGATATGCGTTTCAGCTCAGAAACGGGGCTGTTTGGAATTACACCGGCCAAGTTGGGAATTGTCTACAATTTATCTCCAACGAAAAATCTGGTCGACCTTGTTGGGCCGGCACGTGCCAAGGACATCTTGTTCTCCGGACGTCTGCTGGATGCCAAAGAAGCGTATGAGTATGGTTTAGTCGAACGGGTTTATGCCGATGATGAGATTGTGGAAAAAACGTATGAGTATGCCAAGACGTTAACAGAAAGGGCCCAGCGCTCCATTAAAGGATCCAAACGTATTATCCATGAAATTTTAAACGGGGCTCAGGATGAATCACCTGAGATTGCCCAGATGATTTTAGACTCGTTCGAGTCGGATGATTACAAAGAAGGCGTCCGTGCCTTCTTGGAGAAAAGAAAACCTAACTTTAAAGAAGTATAG
- a CDS encoding tripartite tricarboxylate transporter TctB family protein, translating into MKSNLVIAIVTIVFSFFFLIQAIQIPDSRAQTAVPPNFWPTFILSLMLVLGIILLAKTLIEARMQKRESGQTETEQTVEEEEHVSVYEPELKYPFRLWAIILSLTVFIITLPYLGFILASLLFILVVSWVMGVKKWIPLLGASVISTAVFVFIFTKLLHLPLPRGVGFFRELSLFFY; encoded by the coding sequence ATGAAATCCAACTTGGTCATCGCCATTGTGACCATCGTGTTTTCATTCTTTTTCCTGATTCAGGCCATTCAGATTCCTGATTCGCGTGCTCAAACGGCTGTTCCACCAAACTTTTGGCCCACGTTTATCTTGAGTCTGATGTTAGTGCTGGGCATCATTCTATTGGCCAAAACATTGATAGAAGCCCGCATGCAAAAACGGGAATCTGGTCAAACTGAGACCGAGCAAACAGTAGAGGAAGAAGAACATGTATCCGTATATGAACCAGAACTGAAGTATCCTTTTCGGTTATGGGCGATCATATTGTCCTTAACGGTGTTTATTATCACCCTTCCTTACCTAGGCTTTATTCTCGCCTCTTTATTGTTCATTCTCGTCGTCTCTTGGGTGATGGGTGTGAAAAAATGGATTCCGTTGTTGGGAGCCTCTGTTATCAGCACCGCTGTTTTTGTGTTTATTTTTACCAAGCTCCTTCATTTACCTTTGCCCAGAGGGGTTGGCTTCTTCAGGGAACTCAGCCTGTTTTTCTACTAA
- a CDS encoding PdxA family dehydrogenase, with translation MSRHNKPTMGLTLGEAPGIGPELVVKALQDDEIKALATWVIIGDERVLHQGEAIAKLSLPYQKASSIDEVNDSHPVWLIDLGNLDPQSYELGVLSIHSGKITGETLIFALELAKTQKLDGVVYAPLNKEALHKGGFHFQDEIHFFADLLNCQEGFGEINVMDTLWVTRVTSHVPLKEVSALVTKENVLKTIQFADENLRKAGYQKPKICVAALNPHAGDGGLLGTEEIEEIIPAVEEAKDKGIEVNGPFPADTILLRRDTDPFDCLVGMYHDQAQIGMKLLGFNRGVTISGGLPVVLTTPAHGTAFDIAGQGIADPQPMKVAMKLGVRLSQNLN, from the coding sequence ATGTCTAGACACAATAAGCCAACTATGGGGCTAACCCTTGGTGAAGCACCAGGAATTGGCCCTGAACTTGTGGTCAAGGCCTTACAAGATGATGAAATCAAAGCTTTAGCAACATGGGTGATCATTGGAGATGAACGTGTACTGCATCAGGGAGAGGCCATTGCCAAGCTGTCATTACCATACCAAAAAGCTTCATCTATTGATGAGGTTAACGATTCCCATCCGGTATGGCTAATCGATTTAGGAAATCTTGATCCTCAATCTTATGAATTAGGTGTCCTCTCTATCCACTCCGGAAAAATAACTGGAGAAACCTTGATTTTTGCCCTTGAATTAGCCAAAACGCAAAAGCTGGATGGAGTGGTTTATGCACCGCTTAATAAAGAGGCATTGCACAAGGGAGGATTTCATTTTCAGGACGAAATCCATTTTTTTGCCGACCTGCTAAACTGTCAGGAAGGATTTGGCGAAATTAACGTCATGGATACTTTATGGGTCACTCGCGTCACTTCTCATGTTCCCTTAAAAGAGGTGAGTGCTTTAGTCACCAAGGAAAATGTTTTAAAGACGATTCAATTTGCAGATGAAAACCTAAGAAAAGCCGGATACCAAAAACCAAAAATTTGCGTTGCAGCCTTGAATCCTCATGCAGGCGATGGCGGGCTGCTTGGAACTGAAGAAATAGAAGAAATTATTCCTGCTGTGGAAGAAGCCAAGGATAAAGGCATTGAGGTGAACGGTCCCTTTCCTGCTGATACGATTCTTTTACGTCGTGACACAGATCCATTTGACTGTTTGGTCGGGATGTATCATGACCAGGCTCAAATTGGTATGAAATTACTTGGATTTAACCGCGGCGTAACGATCAGCGGAGGTTTACCCGTCGTCTTAACCACACCGGCTCATGGTACTGCCTTTGATATTGCCGGACAGGGGATAGCTGATCCTCAACCCATGAAGGTAGCAATGAAATTAGGTGTCCGTCTCTCACAAAATTTAAATTAA
- a CDS encoding pyridoxal-phosphate-dependent aminotransferase family protein, whose product MDLAIKFFEEPELKTSDKEKESDSMFGEKMDLRLPGPVQVPREIQRTILRSFDHPMMDYRNEEFQEVLKEASEASKMVFQTENDVYLLCGSGASALETAMVNLVGPADTIVICVIGYFGEYLVGIAEHIGAKVIRIDAPWGQIIDPEDVRRTLDANPEVKAVFVTHCETSTGAINDIQSIGAIVKNYDAVLVVDAVSSIVGTPLYMDDWHLDVVATGGQKALMLPPGIALVTVSEKAWRVMDQHQCPSFYLDLKKYRDLLPGGHTPYTPNIALVNGLLQSCKMIAEEGIENAYKRHACLREMTRAGVRALGLPLLVEDHAASPTLTSVIFDRYDANEFRKMLRQTFHVAVGGGLGQLKGKLLRLGHMGYTDTADVLKMLSTLELGLHVIGYDVKFGTAVEAAQRYWADHHYEKVENPFAQV is encoded by the coding sequence ATGGATCTTGCAATAAAATTTTTCGAAGAACCTGAGTTAAAAACGAGTGACAAGGAAAAGGAGAGTGATAGCATGTTTGGTGAAAAGATGGATTTACGCTTACCCGGTCCCGTTCAAGTGCCGCGGGAAATACAGAGAACAATATTGCGTTCGTTTGATCACCCTATGATGGATTATCGGAATGAGGAATTCCAGGAAGTGCTGAAAGAGGCCTCCGAAGCTTCCAAAATGGTGTTTCAAACGGAAAACGATGTCTATTTGCTGTGTGGAAGCGGGGCTTCAGCCCTTGAGACGGCCATGGTCAATTTGGTGGGTCCTGCAGATACAATTGTCATTTGTGTCATCGGCTACTTTGGCGAGTATCTGGTGGGGATCGCCGAGCATATTGGGGCCAAGGTGATTCGCATCGATGCTCCATGGGGCCAGATCATAGACCCAGAAGATGTGCGGCGCACTCTTGATGCTAACCCTGAAGTGAAAGCAGTCTTTGTCACTCATTGTGAAACTTCTACAGGAGCGATCAATGACATTCAATCGATTGGGGCTATCGTGAAAAATTACGATGCTGTGCTGGTTGTGGATGCGGTCAGTTCGATCGTCGGGACCCCTCTGTATATGGATGATTGGCATTTGGATGTGGTGGCAACAGGAGGGCAAAAAGCCTTGATGCTCCCCCCAGGTATTGCTCTCGTCACTGTGAGCGAAAAAGCCTGGCGAGTCATGGATCAACATCAATGTCCATCATTTTATCTTGATTTGAAAAAGTACCGGGACTTGTTGCCAGGAGGACACACCCCCTATACCCCTAATATCGCTCTGGTCAATGGATTGCTCCAATCTTGCAAGATGATTGCTGAGGAAGGGATCGAAAACGCCTATAAACGTCATGCTTGTTTGCGCGAAATGACCCGTGCCGGAGTACGCGCTCTGGGACTTCCTCTTCTAGTGGAAGACCATGCAGCCAGTCCTACACTCACTTCTGTCATTTTTGACCGGTACGATGCAAATGAATTCCGCAAAATGCTGAGACAGACCTTTCATGTAGCAGTAGGCGGAGGATTGGGTCAATTAAAAGGCAAGTTACTCCGGCTTGGACATATGGGCTATACAGATACCGCCGATGTACTCAAAATGCTCAGCACGTTGGAGCTGGGATTACATGTTATTGGTTATGATGTGAAATTTGGTACAGCTGTCGAGGCAGCCCAACGCTACTGGGCTGATCATCACTATGAAAAGGTAGAAAATCCTTTTGCTCAAGTTTAA
- a CDS encoding gamma carbonic anhydrase family protein yields MLYSFKGKTPQLHPSAYIAPGAKLIGDITVGEDSTIWFNAVLRGDNAPIIIGKGSNIQDGTIVHVDPGYPVKVGDNVTVGHNVILHGCTVEDGALIGMGATILNGAVIGKGALIAAGAVVPEGKVIEPGMLVAGVPAKPLRKLSEENMKRVQEGASHYIERGKLYTEEQIKE; encoded by the coding sequence ATGCTTTACTCATTTAAAGGAAAAACCCCTCAGTTACATCCGTCCGCTTACATTGCGCCAGGAGCAAAACTGATCGGAGACATCACCGTAGGGGAGGATTCAACTATTTGGTTTAATGCGGTCCTCCGCGGAGATAATGCTCCTATTATCATTGGAAAAGGATCCAATATCCAGGACGGGACCATCGTTCACGTAGATCCAGGCTATCCGGTGAAGGTAGGAGATAACGTGACAGTGGGGCATAATGTAATCTTACATGGCTGTACCGTTGAAGATGGGGCTTTGATCGGGATGGGAGCGACCATTTTAAATGGGGCGGTCATCGGAAAAGGAGCCCTTATTGCTGCGGGCGCAGTTGTACCCGAGGGGAAGGTGATTGAGCCGGGAATGCTTGTTGCAGGAGTTCCTGCCAAGCCATTACGCAAACTGTCGGAGGAAAATATGAAGAGAGTACAAGAAGGTGCTTCTCATTATATCGAAAGAGGCAAGTTATACACCGAGGAACAGATAAAAGAGTGA
- a CDS encoding tripartite tricarboxylate transporter permease yields the protein MFAELLAGLLNVLHPIYLIALFFGVLIGFFGGATPGISGTMLVIILIPITYGMDTTSAFLILTAIYATAVFSGSISAILFRTPGAPEAVATVFDGYPMARRGEAGKALGIAIFSSASGGLIGTLILIFLTPYLAKVALEFAAPEYFALAFLGLTVVAALSNKQVIKGLIGVLFGLFIATIGIDSMSGVQRFTFDMPKLTGGINFIPILIGLFAVSEVLRRAQQDHAIKEQIKKVTSKIPGLNLIKSLTATIGRSSIIGTMIGILPGAGATTAAMMCYSEAVRWSKHPKKFGTGVPEGIAAPESGNNAAAMGAMVPLLALGIPGSATTAVILGAFILHGIQPGPLLITNNSQLVYSIFIGLLLSIIFILVLAKPFIMLFAQVLKIPYYYLGPVILMFCIIGTFAIRNNVFDLWVMFAFGVLGYFLEKAKFPIAPIVLGVVLGPLAEDQFRRAVQMAGGDFLVFFNRPISATLIVLALLSLFYPLIKSLLSRRKRENQTFGA from the coding sequence ATGTTTGCCGAGCTCTTGGCGGGTTTGCTTAATGTACTACACCCAATCTATCTGATTGCCTTGTTTTTCGGTGTCCTGATTGGTTTTTTTGGCGGTGCTACTCCGGGGATCAGCGGCACCATGCTTGTTATTATTCTTATTCCGATCACATATGGGATGGATACCACTTCTGCCTTTCTCATCCTGACAGCCATCTATGCCACTGCTGTGTTTTCCGGTTCAATCAGTGCCATTTTGTTCCGCACACCTGGGGCACCGGAGGCGGTCGCTACTGTCTTTGACGGGTACCCGATGGCTCGCAGGGGAGAAGCGGGAAAAGCATTGGGGATTGCCATTTTCAGTTCCGCCTCAGGCGGCTTGATCGGAACGTTGATCTTAATTTTCCTCACGCCGTATTTAGCCAAAGTGGCTTTGGAATTTGCAGCACCTGAATACTTTGCTTTGGCCTTTTTGGGATTAACCGTTGTTGCCGCCTTGAGTAACAAGCAGGTAATCAAAGGACTAATCGGTGTTCTGTTTGGCCTGTTTATCGCCACTATAGGGATTGACTCCATGTCCGGCGTTCAACGTTTCACGTTTGACATGCCCAAGCTGACAGGCGGGATTAATTTTATTCCGATCTTGATCGGATTATTTGCCGTATCGGAAGTCTTGCGCCGGGCCCAACAAGATCACGCCATTAAAGAACAAATCAAAAAGGTGACCTCTAAGATTCCAGGGCTAAATCTGATTAAAAGTTTAACCGCCACGATTGGCCGGTCCTCTATTATCGGTACAATGATAGGTATACTGCCTGGCGCGGGTGCAACCACCGCAGCGATGATGTGTTACAGTGAGGCCGTTCGCTGGTCTAAACACCCCAAAAAATTTGGCACAGGTGTTCCGGAAGGGATTGCAGCACCTGAGTCGGGAAATAATGCGGCGGCCATGGGCGCAATGGTCCCCCTGCTTGCTTTAGGCATACCGGGAAGTGCCACCACTGCTGTCATCCTGGGAGCCTTCATCTTACACGGCATACAGCCCGGTCCTCTCCTGATCACCAATAATTCACAGTTGGTTTACAGTATTTTTATCGGTCTGTTGCTCTCTATTATTTTTATTTTGGTGTTAGCCAAGCCGTTCATCATGCTCTTTGCCCAGGTGCTCAAAATCCCATATTACTATTTAGGTCCTGTGATTTTGATGTTCTGCATCATAGGCACATTTGCCATCCGCAACAATGTATTTGATCTGTGGGTGATGTTTGCTTTTGGGGTTTTAGGCTACTTCTTGGAAAAGGCCAAATTCCCCATTGCCCCCATTGTCCTTGGGGTGGTATTGGGTCCCTTGGCTGAAGACCAATTCCGTCGGGCAGTTCAAATGGCGGGTGGTGATTTTCTGGTCTTTTTCAACCGTCCCATCAGTGCCACTTTGATCGTATTAGCCTTGTTGTCGCTCTTTTATCCTTTAATCAAGAGTTTGTTAAGCAGAAGAAAACGGGAAAATCAAACCTTTGGGGCTTAG
- a CDS encoding CaiB/BaiF CoA transferase family protein has translation MKALHKMKIVDVTQVMAGPYCTMVLGDLGAEVIKVEKYPKGDDTRDMGPYVNGESYCYMMINRNKKGIRLNLKKEQGKEILLKLVETADVFVENFRPGVTKKLGIDYDTLRKINPGLIYCSISGYGQTGPYSHKGGFDIMAQGMSGIMSMTGEKDGGPCKVGIAIHDIAASMTAVYNILAAYIHKLETGQGQYIDVSLVESGLAWTIWEAAAYFGAGEVPQRTGTRHRVSAPYQGIKTKDGYVLVGAANQRTWENFCKLVVNKPEWIEDPRFVTNQDRQKHVDELEKLIEEIFVNETTEYWVTKMEQAGVPGGPILTYDQTLNNEHILSRNMVEEVEHPVAGTIKMLGIPAKLSGTPGTIHRPAPTLGQHTEEVLKELNFSGEEIARLKKDEVI, from the coding sequence TTGAAAGCGTTACACAAGATGAAGATTGTCGACGTAACTCAGGTCATGGCTGGGCCCTATTGCACAATGGTACTTGGTGATCTGGGTGCAGAAGTGATCAAAGTAGAAAAATATCCAAAAGGTGACGATACCCGGGACATGGGCCCCTATGTCAACGGAGAAAGTTATTGTTATATGATGATTAACCGGAACAAAAAAGGAATCCGGCTTAATTTAAAAAAAGAACAAGGGAAAGAAATTTTACTCAAATTGGTAGAGACAGCTGATGTGTTTGTCGAAAATTTTCGGCCAGGCGTGACAAAAAAGCTGGGTATTGATTATGACACTCTTAGGAAAATTAATCCGGGACTGATCTATTGCTCCATATCCGGTTACGGACAAACAGGTCCTTACAGCCATAAGGGCGGATTTGACATCATGGCGCAGGGGATGTCAGGTATTATGAGCATGACCGGTGAAAAGGATGGAGGGCCTTGTAAGGTGGGGATTGCCATACATGATATCGCTGCGTCCATGACGGCGGTATACAATATTTTGGCCGCATATATCCATAAGCTGGAGACAGGCCAGGGACAATATATTGATGTCTCATTGGTTGAATCTGGCCTGGCCTGGACCATCTGGGAAGCTGCAGCTTATTTCGGAGCTGGAGAAGTGCCCCAGCGCACCGGGACACGTCATCGGGTCAGCGCACCTTATCAAGGAATCAAAACGAAAGACGGGTATGTATTGGTAGGAGCAGCCAATCAGAGAACATGGGAAAATTTTTGCAAGCTTGTGGTGAATAAGCCGGAATGGATTGAGGATCCGCGCTTTGTCACGAATCAGGACCGCCAAAAACATGTGGACGAATTAGAGAAATTAATTGAAGAGATCTTCGTGAATGAGACCACTGAGTATTGGGTCACTAAAATGGAGCAAGCCGGAGTACCTGGCGGACCAATTCTCACCTATGATCAAACCTTAAATAATGAGCATATCCTGTCCCGCAATATGGTAGAAGAGGTGGAACATCCGGTGGCAGGGACCATTAAAATGCTTGGCATTCCGGCTAAACTGTCCGGAACCCCAGGAACGATTCACCGTCCTGCCCCTACCCTTGGACAACATACCGAAGAAGTGCTTAAAGAATTGAATTTTTCAGGGGAAGAAATTGCACGTTTGAAAAAGGATGAGGTGATCTAA